From Methanoculleus thermophilus, the proteins below share one genomic window:
- a CDS encoding DUF2107 family protein, whose amino-acid sequence MTPEFILGCIILIIGVIAAGFPREKTYLTRLINLEIPAFGLLLIMLAYDEMLAIMTFIAVTAISTFVLMRVIERKEAAR is encoded by the coding sequence GTGACGCCTGAGTTCATCCTCGGGTGCATCATCCTCATCATCGGGGTGATCGCCGCCGGGTTCCCGCGCGAGAAGACCTACCTTACGAGGCTGATCAATCTTGAGATCCCCGCATTCGGGCTTCTCCTGATCATGCTCGCCTACGACGAGATGCTCGCTATCATGACCTTCATCGCCGTGACGGCAATCTCGACCTTCGTTCTCATGCGGGTCATCGAACGCAAGGAGGCCGCACGATGA
- a CDS encoding DUF2108 domain-containing protein, whose translation MDEIIIILFASVALIGALGTYLQQDPFKKLISIGIIYGGVIPFVVDRGYLDVAIVVSLIIPISTIIILPLMRRDIRDA comes from the coding sequence GTGGATGAGATCATCATCATCCTCTTCGCGTCCGTGGCGCTCATCGGCGCCCTTGGGACCTACCTCCAGCAGGACCCCTTCAAAAAGTTGATCTCAATCGGGATCATCTACGGCGGCGTCATCCCGTTCGTCGTCGACCGCGGTTACCTGGACGTCGCGATCGTCGTCAGCCTGATCATCCCCATCTCGACCATCATCATCCTGCCGCTCATGAGGAGGGATATTCGTGACGCCTGA
- a CDS encoding DUF2109 domain-containing protein has translation MIALYVVAAIALFAVIRATLEKNTGRKFLYVNVMNFAVAGTLVLLIDHPLALVAAAAYFVGSTLESNAIASTYAGGERRG, from the coding sequence ATGATAGCGCTCTACGTCGTGGCCGCGATTGCGCTCTTTGCCGTCATCCGGGCAACGCTTGAGAAAAACACCGGCAGGAAGTTTCTCTACGTGAACGTCATGAACTTCGCCGTCGCGGGTACGCTCGTCCTGCTGATCGACCACCCGCTCGCCCTCGTCGCGGCCGCGGCCTACTTCGTCGGGTCGACGCTCGAGTCGAACGCCATCGCAAGCACGTACGCAGGGGGTGAGCGGCGTGGATGA
- a CDS encoding HepT-like ribonuclease domain-containing protein: MTPEDLAYLHHILDAIISIEEFSGGIGSAEDLRNHRLERAGIERMLTIIGEAAKMVSPELCAEHPEIPWREAAGMRDKIVHHYFGVDYEAVFLTLRDDLPILKQEILSILNETRR; this comes from the coding sequence ATGACGCCGGAGGACCTCGCATATCTCCATCATATCCTTGATGCCATAATAAGCATCGAAGAGTTCTCCGGGGGCATCGGATCGGCGGAGGATCTCCGGAACCACAGGCTGGAACGCGCCGGGATCGAGCGCATGCTGACCATCATTGGTGAGGCGGCAAAGATGGTATCGCCGGAATTATGTGCCGAGCACCCGGAGATCCCCTGGAGAGAGGCTGCGGGGATGCGGGATAAGATCGTCCACCATTACTTCGGCGTGGACTACGAAGCGGTGTTCCTGACCCTGCGCGATGATCTTCCGATTCTCAAGCAGGAAATCCTGTCGATTCTCAACGAGACCAGACGTTAG
- the mntA gene encoding type VII toxin-antitoxin system MntA family adenylyltransferase antitoxin, with translation MTGHTLTRAARETIISILTRHDAEWIAVFGSYARGSANPASDIDILVRFARKKSLFSLVRIEDELARALGMKVDLVTENAVSPYLADAIYRDAVVIYDAGGPRISPSYP, from the coding sequence ATGACAGGACACACATTAACCAGGGCGGCACGCGAGACTATCATCTCAATACTCACCAGACACGATGCCGAGTGGATCGCGGTCTTCGGCTCCTATGCGCGGGGATCCGCCAATCCGGCGAGCGATATCGATATCCTGGTCAGATTCGCCCGCAAAAAAAGCCTCTTTTCGCTTGTCCGGATCGAGGACGAACTCGCCCGGGCTCTTGGCATGAAGGTGGATCTCGTCACCGAGAACGCCGTGAGCCCGTACCTTGCCGATGCAATCTACCGTGATGCTGTGGTGATCTATGACGCCGGAGGACCTCGCATATCTCCATCATATCCTTGA
- a CDS encoding PAS domain S-box protein, whose amino-acid sequence MDNLRNEPLDRLQQLIQDALPTPNSQLQERLKAGIEALLAENRDLAARAEREHNALLAAIGRRGIVYDAAGKAIVVSSGEGDRVARALLGRGEGGTALYYPDGNPVRPEDLPGRRAIGGEQLIDVRFILHDGQAEEIYISVSATPIVTGGTISGAVVTWLDVTEEERTRRRVEEMNRLLEGLFESLGDIVAVQLPDHTILRYNRTGYELIGMRPEEVRGRKCYELIGRTAPCTVCATAHAVVSRKREVVEKFVPEFGRYLECRSSPILDENGEVAFIVEQLYDVTDRKRAEDELRESEATARALLNAPSEMIILLDRTGRLIEVNETATRRFARSREDLIGRSLFEFFPPDEAAVYVARLGEVVASGRPARFEDAWEGRFYDVILYPAADERGNVVRVAAVARDVTGKKRGEDALRKRTHDLNERVKELSVLYEVSRIIERHSKSSLDEIFREVVRVLPSGWEFPENAVARITVQGRRFATEHFEETPWRQASPIVVLGETVGMVEVCYLHERPERDEGPFLAEERALLDIVAGRLGGTIERFQAWDSLEKSESQFREIMQQSFDMIYTCYKEGGIAYISPAVTRILGYTPDEVLGRKCRDFIVPASLSAWEEGRKKIARGEPVEGLEVEFYRKDGSVAFLELNESPIVRDRSVIGVHVVGRDVTERKQNEQLRQHAFEQIERNIEQFAILGDHIRQPLQVILGMSELLDEEMATGKIREQVARINGYIAELDRGWIESRQVREFLRRYDLA is encoded by the coding sequence ATGGATAACTTGCGCAACGAGCCATTGGATAGACTCCAGCAGTTGATTCAAGATGCTCTTCCCACGCCCAACAGTCAACTGCAAGAGAGGCTAAAAGCAGGCATCGAGGCTCTGCTCGCCGAGAACCGCGATCTTGCCGCCCGGGCAGAACGCGAGCATAACGCACTCCTCGCCGCCATAGGAAGGCGGGGGATAGTCTACGATGCTGCCGGAAAAGCAATCGTGGTGAGCTCCGGTGAAGGTGACCGGGTGGCCCGGGCACTCCTAGGAAGAGGAGAGGGGGGCACAGCGCTCTACTACCCCGACGGAAACCCTGTTCGACCGGAAGATCTTCCCGGCCGGCGGGCGATCGGAGGGGAACAACTGATTGATGTTCGGTTTATCCTTCACGACGGCCAAGCAGAGGAGATTTACATCTCCGTATCCGCCACGCCCATCGTGACCGGAGGGACGATATCCGGGGCCGTCGTCACCTGGCTTGACGTCACCGAGGAGGAGCGAACACGGCGCAGAGTGGAAGAGATGAACAGGCTGCTTGAGGGGTTGTTTGAGAGCCTCGGGGATATCGTCGCCGTCCAGCTGCCGGACCACACGATCCTGCGCTATAACCGTACCGGCTACGAACTGATCGGGATGAGACCGGAGGAGGTCAGGGGACGGAAGTGCTACGAACTCATCGGGAGGACGGCGCCCTGCACGGTCTGTGCGACGGCCCATGCCGTCGTGAGCAGAAAGCGGGAGGTCGTGGAGAAGTTCGTGCCCGAATTCGGGCGGTACCTGGAGTGCCGCTCAAGCCCGATCCTGGATGAGAACGGCGAGGTGGCGTTCATCGTCGAGCAGCTCTACGACGTCACCGACCGGAAGCGTGCCGAGGACGAACTCCGGGAGAGCGAGGCGACGGCCCGGGCGCTCCTGAACGCCCCGAGCGAGATGATCATTCTCCTCGATAGGACTGGCCGGCTCATCGAGGTCAACGAGACGGCGACACGGCGGTTTGCACGGAGCCGGGAGGATCTCATCGGCCGGAGCCTATTCGAGTTCTTCCCGCCGGATGAGGCGGCAGTGTACGTGGCGCGTCTTGGGGAGGTCGTCGCGTCGGGCCGGCCCGCACGGTTCGAGGATGCGTGGGAAGGGCGGTTTTACGATGTCATCCTCTACCCGGCCGCCGACGAGCGGGGCAACGTCGTCCGGGTTGCGGCGGTTGCGCGGGACGTCACCGGGAAGAAGCGGGGGGAGGACGCCCTGCGGAAGCGGACACACGACTTAAACGAGCGGGTGAAGGAACTCTCGGTCCTGTACGAGGTATCCCGGATCATCGAGCGGCATTCGAAGTCTTCGCTCGATGAGATCTTCCGTGAGGTCGTCCGGGTCCTCCCCTCCGGCTGGGAGTTCCCGGAGAATGCCGTCGCGCGGATCACGGTGCAGGGGCGCCGGTTCGCGACGGAACACTTTGAGGAGACGCCCTGGCGGCAGGCATCCCCTATCGTCGTCCTCGGGGAGACGGTCGGGATGGTGGAGGTCTGCTACCTCCACGAGAGGCCGGAGAGGGACGAAGGGCCGTTCCTCGCCGAAGAGCGGGCGCTGCTCGATATCGTCGCCGGGCGGCTCGGCGGCACGATTGAGCGGTTCCAGGCATGGGACTCTCTTGAGAAGAGCGAGTCGCAGTTCCGGGAGATCATGCAGCAGAGTTTCGATATGATCTACACCTGCTACAAAGAGGGCGGGATCGCCTACATCTCCCCGGCGGTGACCCGTATCCTTGGTTACACGCCCGATGAGGTCCTCGGCAGGAAGTGCCGGGACTTCATCGTCCCTGCGTCGCTCTCCGCCTGGGAGGAGGGGCGGAAGAAGATTGCCCGGGGCGAGCCTGTTGAGGGGCTCGAGGTCGAGTTCTACCGCAAAGACGGGTCGGTGGCCTTTCTCGAACTGAACGAGTCGCCGATCGTCCGCGACCGGTCGGTGATCGGGGTGCACGTCGTCGGCAGGGACGTCACCGAGCGGAAACAGAACGAGCAGCTCCGGCAGCATGCGTTCGAGCAGATCGAGCGGAACATCGAGCAGTTCGCGATCCTCGGCGACCACATCCGCCAGCCGCTCCAGGTGATCCTGGGGATGAGCGAACTCCTCGATGAAGAGATGGCCACGGGGAAGATCCGGGAGCAGGTAGCCCGGATCAACGGCTACATCGCGGAGCTCGACCGGGGCTGGATCGAGTCGCGGCAGGTCCGGGAGTTCCTGCGGCGGTACGACCTGGCGTGA
- a CDS encoding MnhB domain-containing protein — protein MRDVHENRLAFAAIGIIVALVLGSYAMYGNPTPAGAFLGCTAIVVGIALLTFASGTAVPSVRVAGKTLRKTEILGLLIFIFMATIMLVVGMALFYDWLAEPTPASGEAPIELGPIAGVLRIAGEVPLMAFVIGVEVIGAISLIALYVASRLGHRT, from the coding sequence GTGAGAGATGTGCATGAGAACAGGCTTGCTTTTGCAGCCATTGGAATCATCGTTGCTCTAGTTCTTGGATCTTATGCAATGTACGGCAATCCGACACCTGCCGGGGCATTCCTCGGATGTACAGCCATCGTCGTAGGGATTGCCCTGCTGACCTTCGCTTCAGGTACTGCGGTACCCTCGGTGCGAGTTGCGGGGAAGACGTTGCGGAAGACCGAGATCCTGGGGCTGCTCATCTTCATCTTCATGGCAACCATCATGCTCGTAGTCGGGATGGCGCTCTTCTACGACTGGCTCGCCGAACCGACCCCGGCTTCCGGGGAGGCCCCTATCGAGCTCGGACCGATAGCGGGAGTTCTCCGGATAGCCGGCGAGGTCCCGCTCATGGCGTTCGTGATAGGTGTTGAGGTGATCGGGGCAATCTCTCTGATTGCGCTCTATGTGGCCTCCAGACTCGGGCACCGGACATAA
- a CDS encoding phosphoadenosine phosphosulfate reductase domain-containing protein has translation MPRLYLGKILLRWCDSCHAPVLSGTCACGASTRPVAVTPPGDARPAFPDDIERINRIFSDHFGAPLIPDGHIALLNKVPSEDRMDEIVLGGAVVGAIRYLPEARRWEPLPRPAAAAYLRPTKRFVVVDDGAVPSIRDSGASLLAPGLVSIDPSVSEGDEVFILTRAGECIGVGRARVDAATAATMERGTVVRTRKNVPSVCVPGKATWEDAVRANEQVLAEHEAASVKFIRDVAEQNPRQPTISYSGGKDSLATLLLVQKALGPVPLLFADTGLEFPETYENVEAVAERYGLTVLRISDVETFWSEFERNGPPAVDYRWCCKVCKLHPVGRLIDENWGECLTFIGQRKYESVKRMQSKRVWQNVHVPQQLSAAPIQHWTAMHVWLYIFREKAPYNRLYERGLDRIGCFMCPSSDLATFEIIEEAHPELLAMWREKLAGWQEKQGLPDDWIEKGLWRKRGDADEEADSYN, from the coding sequence ATGCCACGCCTTTATCTTGGAAAGATCCTGCTTCGATGGTGTGATTCCTGCCACGCTCCGGTGCTCTCCGGGACCTGCGCCTGCGGCGCCTCGACCCGCCCGGTCGCCGTCACACCGCCAGGAGACGCCCGGCCTGCGTTTCCCGACGATATCGAGCGGATCAACCGCATATTCTCCGACCATTTCGGAGCGCCACTGATACCGGATGGTCATATCGCACTCTTAAACAAAGTCCCTTCTGAAGATCGTATGGATGAGATCGTCCTCGGCGGCGCGGTCGTGGGGGCGATTCGCTATCTCCCCGAGGCCCGGCGCTGGGAACCTCTTCCGCGTCCTGCTGCCGCGGCGTACCTGAGGCCGACGAAGCGCTTCGTCGTCGTCGACGATGGTGCAGTCCCCTCCATCCGGGACAGCGGTGCGAGCCTCCTTGCGCCGGGCCTCGTCTCGATCGATCCTTCTGTCAGCGAGGGCGACGAAGTCTTCATCCTGACGCGGGCCGGAGAGTGTATCGGCGTGGGCAGGGCGAGAGTCGACGCCGCCACCGCCGCGACGATGGAGCGTGGGACTGTTGTCCGGACCCGCAAAAATGTCCCATCGGTCTGCGTTCCGGGAAAAGCGACATGGGAGGATGCTGTTCGGGCAAACGAACAGGTCCTTGCGGAGCACGAAGCCGCGAGCGTCAAGTTCATACGGGATGTTGCAGAACAGAACCCCAGGCAGCCCACAATCTCTTACTCCGGCGGAAAAGATAGCCTCGCAACGCTGCTCCTCGTACAGAAAGCCCTCGGTCCGGTCCCGCTTCTCTTTGCCGATACGGGGCTTGAGTTCCCCGAGACCTATGAGAATGTGGAGGCCGTAGCGGAACGCTATGGACTTACTGTTCTCCGGATCTCCGATGTGGAGACGTTCTGGAGCGAGTTTGAGAGGAACGGCCCGCCGGCCGTCGACTACCGCTGGTGCTGCAAGGTCTGCAAGCTTCACCCTGTCGGGCGCCTGATCGACGAGAACTGGGGTGAGTGCCTCACGTTCATCGGGCAGCGAAAGTATGAGTCGGTGAAGCGGATGCAGAGCAAGCGGGTCTGGCAGAACGTTCATGTCCCGCAACAACTCTCGGCGGCCCCAATCCAGCATTGGACGGCGATGCACGTCTGGCTCTACATCTTCCGGGAGAAGGCGCCCTACAACCGCCTCTACGAGCGGGGGCTCGACCGTATCGGGTGTTTCATGTGCCCCTCAAGCGACCTTGCAACATTTGAGATCATCGAAGAGGCGCACCCAGAACTCCTGGCGATGTGGCGCGAGAAACTCGCCGGATGGCAGGAGAAGCAAGGCCTCCCCGATGACTGGATCGAGAAGGGGCTGTGGCGGAAGCGGGGAGATGCGGATGAAGAAGCAGATAGTTATAATTGA
- the hisH gene encoding imidazole glycerol phosphate synthase subunit HisH encodes MKKQIVIIDYGLGNLRSVFRGLERAGAAAVISADPEVIAAADGIVLPGVGAFREGMEMLGDLKETVLSAAKDTPLLGICLGMQMLMDRSEEHGIHRGLGLVPGDVKRFPPSAGEKVPHMGWNTIEIRQDTALFDGLRREEYVYFVHSYYAAAAPEHTLASTDYIHSFASAVNSGLAYGVQFHPEKSGAVGLRILENFIEKIC; translated from the coding sequence ATGAAGAAGCAGATAGTTATAATTGATTACGGGCTCGGCAATCTCCGAAGCGTCTTTCGGGGCCTAGAGAGGGCAGGAGCGGCGGCGGTGATCTCGGCGGACCCGGAGGTGATTGCGGCAGCCGATGGCATCGTTCTCCCGGGCGTCGGGGCGTTCCGCGAGGGGATGGAGATGCTTGGCGATCTCAAAGAGACCGTCCTTTCTGCCGCAAAGGATACGCCGCTTCTTGGGATTTGCCTGGGGATGCAGATGCTCATGGACAGAAGCGAGGAGCACGGCATCCACAGAGGGCTTGGGCTCGTGCCGGGAGACGTCAAGCGCTTCCCCCCCTCCGCCGGGGAGAAGGTACCTCACATGGGCTGGAACACCATCGAGATCCGGCAGGATACAGCACTCTTTGATGGGCTCCGCAGGGAGGAGTACGTCTATTTCGTCCACTCCTACTACGCAGCGGCTGCACCGGAGCATACCCTTGCAAGCACCGACTACATCCACTCCTTCGCGTCCGCCGTCAATAGCGGGCTTGCCTACGGTGTCCAGTTCCACCCGGAGAAGAGCGGCGCAGTCGGCCTTCGGATCCTCGAGAACTTCATCGAGAAGATCTGCTAA
- a CDS encoding AMP-binding protein yields the protein MVRYSVTMDDDLVTQIDRIREPRGMSRSEWLNELCKTYFNGASGSGVKAAVPVGAPLASASGPNMTDYDAACANFKIDVPEYFNFGYDVIDRWAEIDRNKLAMIWVDQEGNEKKYTFRDLRYLSNGAANILIKYGIKKGDRVMLMLPRVPEWWIFVIALIKLGAVFCPCPTMLTPKDLKYRVQAGKFRMIITNCENAEKVDEVADACPLLETLFLVDGEREGWVSYPHELEYPAPVSHHTVSMPISKKTKSTDPMLIYFTSGTTGQAKMVLHDHSYPLGHIITAQLWHDLHPNDLHLTFSDTGWAKCAWGKIFGQWIVGACIFVHDIRGKFSATELLPLIEKYEITTFCAPPTVYRMLILADLDKFDFRYLRHCCSAGEPLNPEVIRVWKEGTGLPIYEGYGQTETVCCIATFPCMKHKAGSMGKPVPGWHIELHDDEGKPVGVGEEGRIAIKLDPRPVGLFVEYLDNPEANKEAFQNGFYYTGDKAYMDEDGYFWFVGRSDDVIKSSGYRIGPFEVESALMEHPAVQEAAVVGSPDLIRGMIVKAFIILKPGYQPSESLVRDIQAHVRNTTAPYKYPRAIEFVESLPKTISGKIQRNILRDQEMRKHANGN from the coding sequence ATGGTGCGATATTCGGTCACGATGGATGACGATCTCGTCACGCAGATCGATAGGATACGCGAACCCCGGGGTATGTCCCGGTCCGAATGGCTCAACGAACTCTGCAAGACGTACTTCAATGGTGCATCCGGAAGCGGGGTCAAGGCCGCTGTCCCTGTGGGAGCGCCGCTTGCAAGCGCCTCGGGGCCAAACATGACAGATTACGATGCTGCCTGCGCCAATTTTAAGATCGATGTTCCGGAATATTTCAACTTCGGCTACGACGTCATCGATCGGTGGGCCGAGATAGATCGGAACAAACTGGCGATGATCTGGGTCGACCAGGAGGGGAATGAGAAGAAGTACACGTTCCGTGACCTTCGGTACCTCTCCAACGGGGCTGCAAACATCCTCATCAAGTACGGCATCAAGAAGGGCGACCGGGTCATGCTGATGCTGCCCCGGGTACCTGAGTGGTGGATCTTCGTCATTGCGCTCATTAAACTCGGCGCGGTCTTCTGCCCCTGCCCAACGATGCTGACGCCAAAAGACCTCAAATACCGAGTGCAAGCCGGTAAATTCCGGATGATCATCACGAACTGCGAGAATGCTGAAAAGGTCGATGAGGTCGCAGACGCTTGCCCGTTGCTTGAGACCCTCTTCCTCGTGGACGGAGAGCGGGAGGGCTGGGTAAGCTACCCGCACGAACTCGAGTACCCAGCACCAGTATCGCACCACACCGTCAGCATGCCGATCTCGAAGAAGACGAAATCGACCGATCCCATGCTGATCTACTTTACGTCGGGCACCACCGGCCAGGCCAAGATGGTGCTGCACGACCACAGCTACCCGCTCGGGCACATTATTACCGCGCAACTATGGCACGACCTGCATCCGAACGACCTTCACCTGACGTTCTCGGATACCGGGTGGGCGAAGTGCGCCTGGGGCAAGATCTTCGGCCAGTGGATCGTCGGTGCCTGCATCTTTGTCCATGATATTCGGGGGAAGTTCAGCGCGACCGAACTTTTGCCGCTGATCGAGAAGTATGAGATTACAACGTTCTGTGCGCCGCCGACGGTCTACCGGATGCTGATCCTCGCGGATCTCGATAAGTTCGACTTCCGGTACCTGCGGCACTGCTGTAGTGCCGGGGAGCCGCTCAACCCCGAGGTGATCCGCGTCTGGAAAGAAGGCACCGGGCTGCCGATCTATGAGGGCTACGGCCAGACGGAGACCGTCTGCTGCATTGCCACGTTCCCCTGCATGAAGCATAAGGCCGGATCCATGGGCAAACCGGTCCCCGGCTGGCATATCGAACTTCACGACGACGAGGGAAAACCGGTTGGCGTCGGCGAAGAAGGGCGCATCGCGATCAAACTCGATCCCCGGCCGGTCGGACTCTTCGTGGAGTACCTGGACAACCCCGAGGCAAATAAGGAAGCGTTCCAGAATGGGTTCTACTACACCGGCGATAAAGCCTACATGGACGAGGATGGCTACTTCTGGTTCGTTGGGCGCAGCGACGACGTCATCAAGTCTTCCGGCTACCGGATCGGGCCGTTCGAGGTCGAGAGCGCGCTCATGGAGCACCCGGCCGTCCAGGAGGCAGCGGTTGTCGGGTCGCCGGACCTCATCCGGGGGATGATCGTCAAGGCCTTCATCATCCTAAAACCGGGCTACCAGCCATCTGAATCGCTGGTCAGAGATATTCAGGCTCATGTCCGGAACACCACCGCTCCGTACAAGTATCCTCGAGCAATCGAGTTTGTCGAGAGTCTTCCAAAGACCATCTCAGGAAAGATCCAGCGCAACATCCTGCGTGACCAGGAAATGCGCAAGCACGCGAACGGGAACTGA
- a CDS encoding SDR family NAD(P)-dependent oxidoreductase, which produces MAGQTILVTGSTDGIGKATARALASLDHYVLLHGRNHEKGERVLAELKEATGSDRLSLYIADLSVQDRIRRLAEDIAKKHDRLDVLINNAGVFMPKREVSPDGIEMTFAVNYLAQVLLTHELLPLLRRSAPARIVNVASIAHRGVGSVDWGNLPGFSNYDPYDAYAVSKVGIIAFTIQAARVLEGTGVTANCLHPGVIDTKLLRAYIREQNNGSPPERGAEVETYLALSPDAGKVSGRYFEENRWTQPSSLALDPKTQDRFWKMALDLTGIGEW; this is translated from the coding sequence ATGGCTGGACAGACTATACTGGTTACGGGTTCGACGGACGGCATCGGGAAGGCAACCGCACGCGCACTGGCTTCATTGGATCATTATGTACTGCTGCACGGCAGAAACCATGAGAAGGGCGAACGAGTCCTTGCAGAACTGAAGGAGGCCACGGGATCCGACCGATTGAGCCTCTATATCGCCGATCTCTCGGTACAGGATCGGATCCGAAGACTTGCGGAGGATATCGCGAAGAAGCATGATCGGCTTGACGTCCTTATTAACAACGCCGGAGTCTTCATGCCGAAACGGGAGGTTTCGCCGGATGGGATCGAGATGACGTTCGCCGTGAATTACCTTGCGCAGGTCCTGCTCACCCATGAACTCCTTCCCCTCCTTCGGAGGAGTGCCCCGGCAAGGATTGTAAACGTTGCATCGATTGCACACCGTGGCGTGGGGTCCGTCGACTGGGGGAACCTCCCGGGCTTTTCGAATTACGACCCCTATGATGCCTACGCCGTATCGAAGGTGGGCATCATCGCCTTCACCATCCAGGCTGCCCGCGTCCTCGAGGGGACGGGAGTGACTGCAAACTGCCTCCATCCCGGGGTGATCGACACAAAACTCCTTCGGGCCTATATTCGCGAACAGAATAACGGTTCCCCGCCGGAGAGAGGAGCCGAGGTGGAGACATACCTTGCTCTCTCGCCGGATGCAGGGAAGGTGAGCGGCAGGTACTTCGAGGAGAACCGGTGGACCCAGCCATCTTCCCTTGCCCTCGATCCCAAAACCCAGGATCGGTTCTGGAAGATGGCGCTTGATCTTACTGGAATTGGTGAGTGGTGA